In Amycolatopsis methanolica 239, a single genomic region encodes these proteins:
- a CDS encoding LLM class flavin-dependent oxidoreductase yields MSVPDHPYRPEFTEAWTTLSVIAAPTERVRVFPNVANLPLRPPAMLARAVASLGTLSGGRVDLALGARAFWDAIAAEGGPWRAPAEAVAALGEAIAVIRALWTPGGQVHLPGKHYGLDGAEPAPPPGRPGIWVGALGPRMLRLAVGDGLDAGHSWGWISDAYRGNYGDNSLLYFDNYRNAEPGDPLYEKARTGTNAAKGGGFFDILTADVKAGRLPAVSWIVAPEAFTEHPNRPANYGAWYIARVLDALTANPEVWSRTALFITYDENDGFFDHVVPPYPDRSAVDLTGELLDGQPYGLGQRVPMLVVSPWSKGGRVCSQVFDHTSIVRFLERRFGVHEPNISPWRRAICGDLTAAFDFSRTDAAVPGLPGTDGYYPPDRERHPDYVPAPPADPALPRQERGQRPALPLPYDLTVDGQVRDGALRLTFASRGPVGAHFHVTSAAGPRGYTVGAGQRLSDEWPTSSEVVVHGPNGFYRRFAGSGAEVTARPVGEDLQLVLTNPGHTRWGWR; encoded by the coding sequence GTGAGCGTGCCGGACCACCCGTACCGGCCCGAGTTCACCGAGGCGTGGACGACGCTGTCGGTGATCGCCGCGCCGACCGAGCGGGTGCGGGTGTTCCCCAACGTCGCCAACCTGCCGCTGCGCCCGCCCGCGATGCTGGCCCGAGCCGTCGCGAGCCTGGGCACGCTCAGCGGCGGCCGGGTCGACCTGGCGCTGGGCGCCCGGGCGTTCTGGGACGCGATAGCGGCCGAGGGCGGGCCGTGGCGCGCGCCCGCGGAAGCGGTTGCCGCGCTCGGCGAGGCGATCGCCGTGATCCGTGCACTGTGGACACCCGGCGGACAGGTCCACCTGCCCGGCAAGCACTACGGCCTGGACGGCGCCGAACCCGCTCCCCCGCCGGGCCGTCCGGGGATCTGGGTCGGCGCGCTCGGGCCGCGGATGCTGCGCCTGGCCGTCGGCGACGGCCTCGACGCCGGGCACAGCTGGGGCTGGATCAGCGACGCCTACCGCGGCAACTACGGCGACAACTCGTTGCTGTACTTCGACAACTACCGCAACGCCGAACCGGGCGACCCGTTGTACGAGAAGGCGCGCACCGGCACCAACGCCGCGAAGGGCGGGGGGTTCTTCGACATCCTCACCGCCGATGTGAAGGCGGGCCGGCTGCCCGCGGTGTCGTGGATCGTCGCGCCGGAGGCGTTCACCGAGCACCCGAACCGGCCGGCGAACTACGGCGCCTGGTACATCGCGCGGGTCCTCGACGCGCTCACCGCGAACCCGGAGGTGTGGAGCCGGACGGCGCTGTTCATCACCTACGACGAGAACGACGGGTTCTTCGACCACGTGGTGCCACCGTACCCGGACCGGTCCGCTGTGGACCTCACCGGCGAGCTGCTGGACGGTCAGCCGTACGGGCTGGGCCAGCGGGTGCCGATGCTGGTGGTGTCGCCGTGGAGCAAGGGTGGCCGGGTGTGCTCGCAGGTGTTCGATCACACCTCGATCGTGCGGTTCCTGGAGCGGCGGTTCGGGGTGCACGAGCCGAACATCTCGCCGTGGCGCCGGGCGATCTGCGGCGACCTGACCGCGGCGTTCGACTTCTCCCGCACGGACGCCGCGGTGCCGGGCCTGCCCGGGACGGACGGCTACTACCCGCCCGACCGCGAGCGGCACCCGGACTACGTGCCCGCTCCCCCGGCCGATCCGGCGTTGCCGCGGCAGGAACGCGGTCAGCGCCCGGCCCTGCCGCTGCCCTACGACCTGACGGTGGACGGCCAGGTGCGCGACGGCGCGCTGCGGCTGACGTTCGCCAGCCGCGGCCCGGTCGGCGCGCACTTCCACGTGACGTCGGCGGCGGGCCCGCGCGGCTACACGGTCGGCGCCGGGCAGCGGCTGAGCGACGAGTGGCCGACGTCGTCGGAGGTCGTCGTGCACGGCCCGAACGGCTTCTACCGGCGGTTCGCGGGCAGCGGGGCCGAGGTCACCGCGCGGCCGGTCGGCGAGGATCTGCAGCTGGTGCTGACGAACCCGGGCCACACGCGCTGGGGGTGGCGGTGA
- a CDS encoding nitrate- and nitrite sensing domain-containing protein: MWIAGSGYFLVDAIYVRTVASSVQDVSIPAVTALGAVQQERQLSLVYLERPQVGLRDLQAQQQSIDRSLTSLRSALGEVKSLVPDEIGQRMNQMEASLDQLPVIRAEINLRTISKEQVNDFYNRLLDVSTDLFDSQARLVPDAESTQGGMTSVDIFRASDQMSRAASLASSAFASGQFAPADHLQFAQLVGSYRNQLAKIASYMAPEAGQRYRDLTSSEQWQRLTAAENSIITHGPGVFRENVGGLTVRENDWRDLTTEVSGQLISLTVEQSQLASGAALDKGNVNLWTVIIGSVVALLAAIASIWVAVRVSRTLVDRTLMTRLERLRNDSLELARTRLPSIVNRLKEGEPVDVTAELPRLDHGKDEIGQVAEAFNIAQLTAVQAAASEAKARSGVNNVFLGIAHRNQGLVHRQLQILDRMESREENPEQLKGLFQLDHLATRARRTTENLIILGGKQPGRRWRKPVWLMDVLRAAVSETEHYSRVEVENVPQVAIIGSAVADTIHLVAELVDNATTFSPPGSQVHMTSTLVARGVVVDVADQGLGMKDDVREWANRMMSEPPEFDAMALKADSSLGLFVVARLAARLGLKVMFDSSRYGGTRATILIPSALLANGDQVAENADPEFRGAPATTGTDSYEQEETGRPAGTNGMGRHENNGAAEPARRVPAELPSGRHAEPEPETASETTGVQTISVFEPEPAPAPTPSPRPKRPRAPLPQREPQQNLVAQLRDDPESDATDYHEFSGRTRNTLSAFHKGTRRGRDADAPEDPRATID, translated from the coding sequence ATGTGGATCGCGGGTTCCGGGTACTTCTTGGTGGACGCGATCTACGTCCGCACGGTGGCCTCCTCCGTGCAGGACGTGTCGATCCCCGCCGTCACCGCGCTCGGCGCCGTCCAGCAGGAACGCCAGCTGTCGCTGGTCTACCTGGAACGCCCCCAGGTCGGCCTGCGTGACCTGCAGGCGCAGCAGCAGTCCATCGACAGGTCGCTGACCAGCCTCCGGTCCGCCCTCGGCGAGGTGAAGAGCCTCGTGCCGGACGAGATCGGGCAGCGGATGAACCAGATGGAGGCGAGCCTCGACCAGCTCCCGGTGATCCGCGCGGAGATCAACCTGCGCACGATCTCCAAGGAGCAGGTCAACGACTTCTACAACCGCCTGCTGGACGTCTCGACCGACCTGTTCGACTCGCAGGCCCGCCTGGTGCCCGACGCCGAGTCGACCCAGGGCGGTATGACGTCGGTGGACATCTTCCGCGCCTCCGACCAGATGTCGCGTGCCGCGTCGCTGGCTTCCAGTGCGTTCGCCTCCGGCCAGTTCGCCCCGGCCGACCACCTGCAGTTCGCCCAGCTCGTCGGCAGCTACCGCAACCAGCTGGCGAAGATCGCGAGCTACATGGCCCCCGAGGCGGGGCAGCGCTACCGCGACCTGACCTCGAGCGAGCAGTGGCAGCGCCTCACCGCCGCGGAGAACTCGATCATCACGCACGGCCCGGGTGTGTTCCGCGAGAACGTCGGCGGGCTGACCGTGCGGGAGAACGACTGGCGCGACCTCACCACCGAGGTGTCGGGGCAGCTGATCAGCCTGACCGTCGAGCAGTCGCAGCTGGCCTCCGGCGCCGCGCTGGACAAGGGCAACGTCAACCTGTGGACCGTGATCATCGGCAGTGTCGTCGCCCTGCTCGCGGCGATCGCGTCGATCTGGGTCGCGGTCCGGGTGTCCCGCACGCTCGTCGACCGGACCCTGATGACGCGCCTGGAGCGCCTGCGCAACGACTCGCTGGAACTGGCCCGCACCCGCCTGCCGAGCATCGTGAACCGGCTCAAGGAGGGCGAGCCGGTCGACGTCACCGCCGAGCTGCCCCGCCTGGACCACGGCAAGGACGAGATCGGCCAGGTGGCCGAGGCGTTCAACATCGCGCAGCTGACCGCCGTCCAGGCGGCGGCCAGTGAGGCCAAGGCCCGCAGCGGTGTCAACAACGTGTTCCTCGGCATCGCCCACCGCAACCAGGGCCTGGTGCACCGCCAGCTGCAGATCCTGGACCGGATGGAGAGCCGCGAGGAGAACCCGGAGCAGCTCAAGGGCCTGTTCCAGCTCGACCACCTGGCCACCCGCGCCCGCCGCACCACCGAGAACCTGATCATCCTCGGCGGCAAGCAGCCGGGCCGCCGCTGGCGCAAGCCGGTGTGGCTGATGGACGTGCTGCGCGCCGCGGTGTCCGAGACCGAGCACTACTCGCGGGTCGAGGTGGAGAACGTCCCGCAGGTCGCGATCATCGGGTCCGCGGTCGCCGACACCATCCACCTGGTCGCGGAGCTGGTCGACAACGCCACCACCTTCTCCCCGCCCGGGTCGCAGGTCCACATGACCTCCACCCTCGTCGCGCGCGGCGTCGTGGTGGACGTGGCCGACCAGGGTCTCGGCATGAAGGACGACGTCCGGGAATGGGCCAACCGGATGATGTCGGAACCGCCCGAGTTCGACGCGATGGCCCTGAAAGCCGACTCCAGCCTGGGACTTTTCGTGGTCGCGCGGCTGGCGGCCCGGCTCGGCCTGAAGGTCATGTTCGACTCCTCGCGCTACGGTGGCACCCGCGCCACGATCCTGATCCCGTCGGCACTGCTCGCCAACGGGGACCAGGTCGCCGAGAACGCCGATCCGGAGTTCCGCGGCGCCCCGGCCACCACCGGGACCGACTCGTACGAGCAGGAGGAGACCGGCCGGCCGGCCGGGACGAACGGTATGGGACGACACGAGAACAACGGCGCCGCCGAGCCCGCTCGGCGGGTCCCGGCGGAGCTCCCCTCGGGACGGCACGCGGAACCGGAACCGGAGACGGCGAGCGAGACCACCGGTGTCCAGACGATCTCGGTGTTCGAGCCGGAGCCCGCGCCGGCGCCGACGCCCTCGCCGCGCCCCAAGCGGCCCCGGGCGCCGTTGCCGCAGCGCGAGCCGCAGCAGAACCTCGTCGCCCAGCTCCGCGACGACCCGGAGTCGGACGCCACCGATTACCACGAGTTCTCCGGTCGGACCCGCAACACGCTCTCGGCGTTCCACAAGGGAACCCGCCGCGGGCGCGACGCAGACGCACCGGAAGACCCCCGGGCCACCATTGACTGA
- a CDS encoding roadblock/LC7 domain-containing protein has product MNENENSKVDLNWLLDDMVDRVVGAQHAVVLSADGLLMGKSANLSKDDSDQLSAIASSLQSLAKGASKHFQRGPVLQTLIEMAEGYLFVCAAGQGACLAILAEETVDVEMIAYEMSRLVKRVGDYMTSAPRDAARFVPEHN; this is encoded by the coding sequence ATGAACGAGAACGAGAACTCCAAGGTCGACCTGAACTGGCTGCTCGACGACATGGTCGACCGCGTCGTCGGGGCGCAGCACGCCGTGGTCCTCTCGGCCGACGGGCTGCTCATGGGCAAGTCCGCGAACCTGTCGAAGGACGACTCCGACCAGCTGTCGGCGATCGCGTCCAGCCTGCAGAGCCTCGCCAAGGGCGCCAGCAAGCACTTCCAGCGCGGGCCGGTGCTGCAGACCCTCATCGAAATGGCCGAGGGTTACCTCTTCGTCTGCGCGGCGGGTCAGGGCGCGTGCCTGGCGATCCTCGCCGAGGAGACGGTCGACGTCGAGATGATCGCCTACGAGATGAGCCGCCTCGTCAAGCGCGTCGGTGACTACATGACGTCGGCTCCCCGGGATGCCGCGAGGTTCGTTCCGGAGCACAACTGA
- a CDS encoding DUF742 domain-containing protein — translation MADDQWYDEAAGPLIRPYAITRGRIPSVDIKLDVATQVMAIRGNHDPIGLTPEHLTILELCQRPLSVAEIAVYVKVPLAVVKVLCSDLIERGAVIVRSPSQPAKAPDRELLQAVLDGLNKL, via the coding sequence ATGGCGGACGACCAGTGGTACGACGAAGCGGCCGGGCCGCTGATCCGGCCGTACGCCATCACACGGGGCAGGATCCCGTCCGTCGACATCAAGCTCGACGTGGCGACGCAGGTGATGGCCATCCGGGGCAACCACGACCCGATCGGGTTGACTCCGGAGCACCTGACGATCCTCGAGTTGTGCCAGCGGCCGTTGTCGGTCGCTGAAATTGCCGTGTACGTCAAGGTCCCTCTCGCCGTGGTCAAGGTGTTGTGCAGCGATCTGATCGAACGGGGCGCCGTGATCGTCCGTTCGCCGTCGCAGCCGGCCAAGGCCCCCGATCGCGAACTACTCCAGGCGGTGCTCGATGGCCTCAACAAGCTCTGA
- a CDS encoding GTP-binding protein: MASTSSEEGGVIPTPVKIVIAGGFGAGKTTMVASVSEIVPLSTEEVMTEASTGVDDLTGVERKTTTTVALDFGRITISPQTVLYLFGTPGQDRFWFMWDELALGAIGTVVLVDTRRLDSSFAAIDFFERRKIPFIVAVNCFEDSDDYEEDEIRKALAIAPGVPVMFFDARSRESSKLALIRLVRYAMSRLPAESELARA, translated from the coding sequence ATGGCCTCAACAAGCTCTGAAGAAGGGGGCGTCATCCCGACGCCCGTCAAGATCGTCATCGCGGGCGGCTTCGGCGCCGGCAAGACCACCATGGTCGCGTCGGTGAGCGAGATCGTCCCGCTGTCCACCGAGGAGGTGATGACGGAGGCCAGCACGGGCGTCGACGACCTCACCGGGGTGGAACGCAAGACCACCACCACGGTCGCGCTGGACTTCGGCCGCATCACCATCTCCCCGCAGACGGTGCTGTACCTGTTCGGCACGCCGGGGCAGGACCGGTTCTGGTTCATGTGGGACGAGCTCGCGCTCGGCGCCATCGGCACCGTGGTGCTGGTCGACACGCGACGCCTGGACTCCAGCTTCGCGGCGATCGACTTCTTCGAGCGCCGCAAGATCCCGTTCATCGTGGCGGTCAACTGCTTCGAGGACTCGGACGACTACGAAGAGGACGAGATCCGCAAGGCGCTCGCCATCGCTCCCGGAGTGCCGGTGATGTTCTTCGACGCCCGTTCGCGGGAATCGAGCAAGCTGGCGCTGATCCGGTTGGTGCGGTACGCGATGAGCCGGCTGCCCGCCGAGTCGGAGCTGGCTCGCGCCTGA
- a CDS encoding tryptophanase — protein MKSFPPYRVQVVKAIPITTREEREEALARAGYNMFDLPANMVTIDLLTDSGTGAVSAAQEAGAAAADRSYAGSDSWFRFKSALEDLTSFPHLFPVHQGRAAERILFSTALKPGQISLSNTHFDTTRANVELAGAEARDLPCPEAADLDSRDPFKGNIDLGALEETLSGPDGSRVGQVLITITNNGGGGQPVSMANLKAVRALCDRFGVPFFLDAARFAENSWLIIQRENGYVGKTPKEVAQETFALADGFVASLKKDAISPMGAAIGVRDEQLAKQCEAILIATEGFRTYGGLGGHDLERVAQGLQEVVDPDYLRNRAEETAHFARLINEAGVDIVQPAGVHGLYLNAGRLLQHMPPHGFPGHALACELYLAGGIRCAELGSLYLGTFDDEHNLISPAPFELVRLAIPRRTYTLAHLEYVADVLASIAKNPESVPEYRVTHAPQLLRHFNLKLRQVPRTVS, from the coding sequence ATGAAGTCGTTCCCGCCGTACCGGGTGCAGGTTGTCAAGGCGATACCGATCACGACCCGGGAGGAGCGGGAGGAAGCGCTCGCCCGCGCCGGCTACAACATGTTCGATCTGCCTGCGAACATGGTGACGATCGACCTGCTGACCGACTCCGGCACGGGTGCGGTGTCCGCCGCGCAGGAGGCCGGCGCCGCGGCGGCGGACCGTTCGTACGCCGGTTCGGACTCGTGGTTCCGGTTCAAGTCGGCGCTGGAGGACCTGACCTCGTTCCCGCACCTGTTCCCGGTGCACCAGGGCCGGGCGGCGGAGCGGATCCTGTTCTCCACCGCGTTGAAGCCGGGGCAGATCTCGCTGTCCAACACGCACTTCGACACCACGCGGGCGAACGTGGAGCTGGCCGGCGCCGAAGCGCGGGACCTGCCTTGCCCGGAAGCGGCCGACCTGGACAGCCGGGATCCGTTCAAGGGCAACATCGACCTCGGCGCGCTCGAGGAGACGCTGTCCGGCCCGGACGGTTCGCGGGTCGGGCAGGTGCTGATCACGATCACCAACAACGGCGGCGGCGGGCAGCCGGTGTCGATGGCGAACCTGAAGGCCGTGCGCGCGTTGTGTGACCGGTTCGGGGTCCCGTTCTTCCTCGACGCGGCGCGGTTCGCGGAGAACTCGTGGCTGATCATCCAGCGGGAGAACGGTTACGTCGGCAAGACGCCGAAGGAGGTCGCGCAGGAGACGTTCGCGCTCGCCGACGGTTTCGTCGCGAGCCTGAAGAAGGACGCGATCTCGCCGATGGGCGCGGCGATCGGCGTGCGGGACGAGCAGCTGGCCAAGCAGTGCGAGGCGATCCTCATCGCCACCGAGGGTTTCCGCACGTACGGCGGCCTGGGCGGGCACGACCTGGAGCGCGTCGCGCAGGGCCTGCAGGAGGTCGTGGACCCGGACTACCTGCGCAACCGGGCCGAGGAGACCGCGCACTTCGCCCGGCTGATCAACGAGGCCGGGGTGGACATCGTGCAGCCCGCCGGGGTGCACGGCCTGTACCTGAACGCCGGGCGGCTGCTGCAGCACATGCCGCCGCACGGCTTCCCCGGACACGCGCTGGCGTGCGAACTGTACCTGGCGGGCGGCATCCGGTGCGCCGAACTGGGTTCGCTGTACCTGGGCACCTTCGACGACGAGCACAACCTGATCTCCCCGGCGCCGTTCGAGTTGGTGCGGCTGGCTATTCCGCGGCGGACGTACACGCTGGCGCACCTGGAGTACGTGGCCGATGTGCTCGCCTCGATCGCGAAGAACCCGGAGTCGGTGCCGGAGTACCGGGTCACGCATGCGCCGCAGTTGTTGCGGCACTTCAATCTGAAGCTGCGGCAGGTTCCTCGCACGGTTTCGTAG
- a CDS encoding tryptophan dimethylallyltransferase family protein translates to MAGFPDGGRDAVDVLRELLGAAGRRPLTEPPLWPSDVADDATPVEFSVAFDESGDRAVRILGETIAENPGPAANIEAAKRFLAHMAQWFDLRLDRFAAVEDLFLVDRPQGKFTLWFSVILRPGRAPALKVYFNPLVRGQGAARGLVAEGLRRLGLSDAYDTVAEHALLRGSADQFSFFALDLDDGPLSRVKLYISHDSADSGTVERAAGAVEGVDPLLVRDFLTTAGGGPGPYAGRPLISSYSFVEADAGRPGNYSLYLPIRDYVPDDAVAREHVLAHFARSGLPGAELDRAIAAVTGRPAAAGVGLIAHVSLRLGRFGSGTTVYLSSEAYAVQAPRGRVSASATF, encoded by the coding sequence GTGGCAGGCTTTCCCGATGGCGGCCGCGATGCCGTCGACGTGCTGCGGGAACTCCTCGGCGCGGCGGGCCGCCGCCCGCTGACCGAGCCGCCGCTGTGGCCCTCGGACGTCGCGGACGACGCGACCCCGGTGGAGTTCTCCGTCGCATTCGACGAGAGCGGCGACCGCGCGGTGCGGATCCTCGGCGAGACCATAGCCGAAAACCCCGGCCCCGCGGCGAACATCGAGGCGGCGAAGCGCTTTCTCGCCCACATGGCGCAATGGTTCGACCTTCGGCTGGACCGGTTCGCCGCGGTCGAGGACCTGTTCCTCGTCGACCGGCCACAGGGCAAGTTCACGTTGTGGTTCTCGGTGATCCTGCGGCCCGGCCGGGCGCCGGCGCTGAAGGTCTACTTCAACCCGCTGGTGCGCGGGCAGGGGGCGGCGCGCGGGCTCGTCGCGGAAGGGCTGCGGCGCCTCGGGTTGAGCGACGCGTACGACACGGTCGCCGAGCACGCGCTCCTGCGCGGTTCCGCCGACCAGTTCTCGTTCTTCGCGCTCGACCTCGACGACGGGCCGCTGTCCAGGGTCAAGCTGTACATCTCGCACGACTCGGCGGACTCGGGCACGGTGGAACGAGCGGCCGGAGCGGTCGAGGGCGTGGACCCGTTGCTGGTGCGCGATTTCCTGACCACCGCGGGCGGCGGCCCCGGCCCGTACGCCGGGCGGCCGCTGATCTCCAGTTACTCCTTCGTGGAGGCCGACGCGGGCCGTCCCGGCAACTACAGCCTCTACCTGCCGATCCGTGACTACGTCCCGGACGACGCCGTGGCGCGTGAGCACGTGCTCGCCCACTTCGCGCGGTCCGGGTTGCCGGGCGCGGAGCTGGACCGGGCGATCGCCGCGGTGACCGGCCGCCCCGCGGCGGCCGGTGTGGGGCTCATCGCGCACGTCTCCCTGCGTCTCGGCCGGTTCGGGTCGGGAACGACGGTATATCTTTCGTCCGAGGCCTACGCCGTGCAGGCGCCCCGCGGGCGGGTCAGCGCCTCGGCCACGTTCTGA
- a CDS encoding AMP-binding protein — MLTHGNLTWNCVNVLVETDLASSERALVAAPLFHPAALGMVCLPTLLKGGTLILHSAFDPGAVLSALEEERVTLVFGVPTMYQAIAAHPRWHSADLSSLRTLLCGGAPVPADLAGRYLDRGLAFVRGYGMTEAAPGVLVLDRAHAAEKIGSAGVPSFFTDVRVAGPVRRAGAAGGEGRDRRQRAQRDEGYWGRPEATAEVLRDGWFHSGDVATVDGDGYFHVVDRLKDMIISGGENIYPAEVENELYGYPGVEACAVIGVPDPRWGEVGKAVVVPAAGSRIDGGELLAWLRTRLAGYKVPKSVEFTDRLPTTGAGKILKGEVRRRFGCPRGPARPAALRPRRGGHRRHSRAGAHRARLSASSGPSRPS, encoded by the coding sequence ATGCTCACTCACGGCAACCTCACCTGGAACTGCGTCAACGTCCTGGTGGAGACCGATCTGGCGAGCAGCGAGCGGGCCCTGGTCGCCGCGCCGCTGTTCCACCCCGCCGCGCTCGGCATGGTGTGCCTGCCCACCCTGCTCAAGGGCGGCACCCTGATCCTGCACTCCGCGTTCGACCCCGGCGCCGTGCTGTCCGCGCTGGAAGAGGAGCGGGTCACGCTGGTGTTCGGCGTGCCGACGATGTACCAGGCGATCGCCGCGCACCCGCGGTGGCACAGCGCCGACCTGTCCAGCCTGCGGACCCTGCTGTGCGGCGGCGCGCCGGTGCCCGCCGACCTCGCCGGCCGATACCTCGACCGTGGGCTCGCGTTCGTGCGGGGCTACGGGATGACCGAGGCCGCGCCGGGCGTGCTGGTCCTGGACCGCGCGCACGCCGCGGAGAAGATCGGCTCCGCCGGGGTGCCGTCGTTCTTCACCGACGTGCGGGTGGCAGGGCCCGTCCGGCGAGCCGGTGCCGCCGGGGGAGAAGGGCGAGATCGTCGTCAGCGCGCCCAACGTGATGAGGGCTACTGGGGCAGGCCGGAGGCGACGGCCGAGGTGCTGCGCGACGGGTGGTTCCACTCCGGCGATGTGGCCACTGTGGACGGTGACGGGTACTTCCACGTCGTCGACCGGCTCAAGGACATGATCATCTCCGGCGGGGAGAACATCTACCCGGCCGAGGTGGAGAACGAGCTGTACGGCTACCCGGGGGTGGAGGCGTGCGCCGTGATCGGCGTGCCGGACCCGCGCTGGGGCGAGGTGGGCAAGGCGGTCGTCGTGCCCGCCGCGGGGAGCCGCATCGACGGCGGTGAACTGCTGGCCTGGCTGCGCACCCGCCTTGCCGGGTACAAGGTGCCCAAGTCGGTCGAGTTCACCGACCGGCTGCCCACGACCGGCGCCGGCAAGATCCTCAAGGGCGAGGTCCGCCGCCGTTTCGGGTGCCCTCGGGGACCGGCGCGGCCTGCTGCTCTCCGACCTCGACGAGGGGGTCACCGACGACACAGCCGCGCTGGTGCTCACCGTGCCCGGCTGAGCGCGTCTTCCGGGCCATCGAGGCCATCGTGA
- a CDS encoding p-hydroxycinnamoyl CoA hydratase/lyase: MNTAAGNGRVRTEPWGDTVLVEFDEGIAWVTLNRPDKRNAMNPTLNDEMVRVLDHLEGDDRCRVLVLTGAGESFSAGMDLKEYFREVDATGSTAVQIKVRRASAEWQWKRLANWSKPTIAMVNGWCFGGAFTPLVACDLAFADEDAQFGLSEVNWGIPPGGVVSRALAATVPQRDALYYIMTGEPFDGRRAAEMRLVNEALPADRLRERTREVALKLSSMNQVVLHAAKTGYKIAQEMPWEQAEDYLYAKLDQSQFADKAGARAKGLTQFLDQKSYRPGLSAFDPEK, translated from the coding sequence ATGAACACGGCGGCCGGCAACGGGCGGGTCCGGACGGAACCGTGGGGCGACACGGTTCTGGTCGAGTTCGACGAAGGCATCGCCTGGGTCACGCTCAACCGGCCGGACAAGCGCAACGCCATGAACCCCACCCTGAACGACGAGATGGTGCGGGTGCTGGACCACCTGGAGGGCGACGACCGCTGCCGGGTGCTGGTGCTCACCGGCGCGGGTGAGTCGTTCTCCGCGGGCATGGACCTCAAGGAGTACTTCCGCGAGGTCGACGCCACCGGCAGCACCGCGGTGCAGATCAAGGTGCGGCGGGCCAGCGCGGAGTGGCAGTGGAAGCGGCTGGCGAACTGGAGCAAGCCGACGATCGCGATGGTCAACGGCTGGTGCTTCGGCGGCGCGTTCACCCCGCTGGTGGCCTGCGACCTGGCCTTCGCCGACGAGGACGCGCAGTTCGGGCTGTCCGAGGTCAACTGGGGCATCCCGCCGGGCGGCGTGGTCAGCCGGGCGCTGGCGGCGACCGTGCCGCAGCGCGACGCGCTGTACTACATCATGACCGGCGAGCCCTTCGACGGCCGCCGCGCGGCGGAGATGCGGCTGGTCAACGAGGCGCTGCCGGCCGACCGGCTGCGGGAGCGCACCCGCGAGGTGGCGCTGAAGCTCTCCTCGATGAACCAGGTGGTCCTGCACGCCGCGAAGACCGGGTACAAGATCGCCCAGGAGATGCCCTGGGAGCAGGCCGAGGACTACCTCTACGCCAAGCTCGACCAGTCGCAGTTCGCCGACAAGGCAGGCGCCCGCGCCAAGGGGCTGACCCAGTTCCTCGACCAGAAGTCCTACCGGCCCGGCCTGAGCGCCTTCGACCCGGAGAAGTAG
- a CDS encoding YchJ family protein — translation MRCPCGSGETYENCCAPLHRGESAAPTAERLMRARFSAFAVGDVGYLLASWHPDTRPATIRLDPDQRWTRLEVLATTGGSPFHTDGTVEFRAHYRTPDGPGSLHEDSEFTRVDGRWVYTRPRRVARRA, via the coding sequence ATGAGGTGTCCCTGCGGGTCGGGTGAGACGTACGAGAACTGCTGCGCGCCGCTGCACCGCGGCGAGTCCGCGGCGCCGACCGCGGAACGGCTGATGCGCGCGCGGTTCAGCGCGTTCGCCGTCGGCGACGTCGGGTACCTGCTCGCCAGCTGGCACCCGGACACCCGCCCGGCCACGATCCGGCTCGACCCGGACCAGCGCTGGACGCGCCTGGAGGTGCTGGCCACCACCGGCGGCAGCCCGTTCCACACCGACGGCACCGTGGAGTTCCGCGCCCACTACCGCACCCCGGACGGACCCGGCTCGCTGCACGAGGACAGCGAGTTCACCCGGGTGGACGGCCGCTGGGTGTACACGCGGCCGCGGCGGGTAGCCCGCCGGGCATGA
- a CDS encoding SRPBCC family protein yields MTEFERERAMPAPAERVFTVAADVNRLDEWLPGVITVHPAEPEGVDVDVHDPAGEYEAPGVLGARREQLRLEWGRRGSADYSGWLQVSSAEGGSSYATLHLSFHGDQLAAHGGSAADDVERRLDESLDRLANLVSAG; encoded by the coding sequence ATGACCGAGTTCGAACGCGAACGCGCCATGCCGGCCCCGGCGGAGCGGGTGTTCACCGTGGCCGCCGACGTGAACCGGCTCGACGAGTGGCTGCCCGGCGTGATCACCGTCCACCCGGCCGAACCCGAGGGCGTGGACGTCGACGTGCACGACCCGGCAGGCGAGTACGAGGCGCCCGGCGTGCTGGGCGCGCGCCGCGAGCAACTGCGGCTGGAGTGGGGCCGCCGCGGCAGCGCCGACTACAGCGGCTGGCTGCAGGTGTCCTCGGCCGAGGGCGGCTCCAGCTACGCCACGCTGCACCTGTCCTTCCACGGCGACCAGCTGGCCGCCCACGGCGGCAGCGCCGCCGACGACGTCGAGCGGCGGCTGGACGAGTCGCTGGACCGGCTGGCGAACCTGGTGTCCGCGGGCTGA